One part of the Heptranchias perlo isolate sHepPer1 chromosome 10, sHepPer1.hap1, whole genome shotgun sequence genome encodes these proteins:
- the LOC137326406 gene encoding complement component C1q receptor-like yields the protein MLRLVLILLWLQNYLQKSGVRSHASTQTFCNEGKCYSLHWDGNSFPHAKKLCEDKKRILTTMKSNDEAESIRQLIATNVNIGPQLHQLWIGLHRKVKQCYIAEKPLRGFFWVNGNDHSTYSPWIREPLRTCIHESCVKLQVNITNQIQLGWEASTCTTKVLGFICKYEMCETLNTDVGTVVYKTPHQSESQLSSHVPQGSVAIISCTNGKSIAVKCGLQKGELKWSSPRNLESLCNSCWEKTNDGPCQNGCFQTVEDFFCYCDKGFVVDWEQSKCVPEGELESGFNEHSRTRLRGTESVAVNITSSTVSISASKAPTTHLLRPAENSTLTFSPTVRGSEQGKQEAHSNAPFLIYQVVIGVLVLMLLIAIAVIIIRERGKGDSRKTVPNEHRLESKSTDSVHQVNEPAAESTVNVTNENHYVETPLASENEVNGPKGNGEISEAGVH from the coding sequence ATGCTTCGTTTAGTGTTAATTTTACTTTGGCTACAGAATTATTTGCAGAAGTCTGGTGTTCGGTCCCACGCATCAACACAAACGTTTTGCAATGAAGGGAAGTGTTACAGTTTGCACTGGGATGGAAACTCCTTTCCCCATGCGAAGAAACTGTGCGAAGACAAGAAAAGAATTCTGACCACCATGAAAAGTAATGACGAAGCAGAGAGCATTCGGCAGCTTATAGCAACCAATGTAAATATTGGACCACAACTGCATCAGCTCTGGATAGGACTCCACAGGAAGGTCAAGCAGTGTTACATTGCTGAAAAGCCGTTACGTGGATTCTTCTGGGTCAATGGGAATGACCATTCCACTTACAGTCCCTGGATTCGTGAACCTTTGCGAACCTGCATACACGAGAGCTGTGTTAAACTTCAGGTGAACATCACAAACCAAATCCAACTTGGATGGGAAGCTTCCACGTGTACCACTAAAGTACTCGGATTCATTTGCAAGTACGAAATGTGTGAAACCCTAAATACTGATGTTGGAACGGTCGTTTATAAAACCCCCCACCAGAGTGAAAGTCAGCTCTCCTCTCATGTACCTCAAGGTTCAGTGGCTATCATTAGTTGCACTAATGGCAAATCTATCGCAGTGAAGTGTGGGCTTCAGAAAGGGGAACTTAAGTGGTCATCCCCTAGAAACTTGGAATCTCTGTGCAACAGTTGTTGGGAAAAAACAAATGATGGCCCTTGTCAAAATGGATGTTTTCAGACCGTTGAAGACTTCTTCTGTTATTGTGACAAGGGTTTTGTAGTGGACTGGGAGCAAAGTAAATGCGTTCCTGAGGGAGAATTGGAAAGTGGTTTCAATGAGCATTCCAGGACTCGTCTCAGAGGCACAGAGAGTGTGGCTGTTAACATCACCTCTTCTACTGTTTCCATATCAGCCTCCAAAGCACCAACGACACATTTACTTCGTCCTGCTGAAAATTCAACACTTACCTTTTCACCGACTGTCAGAGGTTCAGAACAAGGAAAGCAGGAAGCTCACTCAAACGCGCCCTTCCTAATATACCAGGTCGTTATTGGGGTCTTAGTTTTGATGCTGTTGATTGCAATTGCGGTGATAATTATCAGGGAGCGGGGTAAAGGAGACAGCCGGAAAACAGTACCCAATGAACATCGTCTGGAGAGTAAAAGCACAGACTCTGTTCATCAAGTGAACGAACCTGCCGCCGAGAGTACAGTAAATGTTACAAATGAGAATCACTACGTGGAAACCCCTTTAGCAAGTGAAAATGAAGTTAACGGTCCCAAAGGAAATGGTGAAATAAGCGAGGCTGGAGTACACTGA
- the sstr1a gene encoding somatostatin receptor type 1 — MLPNDSAKHLASLDDAMDTANFTQNGTSSGTHSSAILISFIYSVVCFVGLCGNSLVIYVILRYAKMKTATNIYILNLAIADELLMLSVPFLVTSTLLGHWPFGSLLCRLVLSVDAINMFTSIYCLTVLSVDRYIAVVHPIKAASYRRPTIAKMVNLAVWLMSILVILPIIIFANTATNSDGSVACNMQMPEPAKQWLAVFVVYTFLMGFLIPVVAICLCYILIIVKMRVVALKAGWQQRKKSERKITLMVMMVVTVFVMCWMPFYIVQLVNVFVGQQDATVSQLSVILGYANSCANPILYGFLSDNFKRSFQRILCLRWIDNVPEEPIDYYATALKSRAYSVGDFQQDPLESDSVYRNGTCTSRTTTL, encoded by the coding sequence ATGTTGCCCAATGACTCCGCCAAGCACCTCGCCAGCCTAGATGATGCCATGGACACTGCCAATTTTACCCAGAATGGGACTTCAAGCGGCACGCACAGCAGTGCTATACTTATCTCATTCATCTATTCAGTCGTATGCTTTGTTGGACTCTGTGGGAACTCCTTAGTCATATACGTGATCCTAAGGTATGCCAAAATGAAGACGGCTACCAACATATACATCTTGAACTTGGCCATCGCCGATGAGCTACTAATGCTAAGCGTGCCCTTTCTGGTGACCTCAACCTTGCTAGGTCACTGGCCTTTTGGTTCTTTGCTCTGTCGCCTGGTACTCAGTGTGGATGCCATCAACATGTTCACCAGCATCTACTGCCTCACTGTCCTCAGTGTGGACAGATACATTGCTGTAGTACACCCCATCAAAGCTGCCAGTTACAGGAGACCCACCATAGCTAAAATGGTCAACCTAGCAGTGTGGCTCATGTCCATTTTGGTTATCCTGCCCATCATAATCTTTGCAAACACAGCCACCAACTCCGATGGCTCAGTTGCCTGCAATATGCAGATGCCGGAGCCTGCCAAGCAGTGGCTAGCGGTGTTCGTGGTCTACACGTTTTTAATGGGGTTTCTCATTCCCGTCGTCGCCATCTGCCTGTGCTACATCCTCATCATTGTCAAAATGAGAGTGGTGGCTCTTAAAGCAGGCTGGCAACAGCGCAAGAAATCGGAGAGAAAGATCACCCTGATGGTAATGATGGTCGTGACTGTGTTTGTGATGTGCTGGATGCCATTTTACATAGTTCAGTTAGTGAATGTCTTTGTGGGGCAACAAGACGCCACTGTCAGCCAGCTCTCCGTCATCTTAGGATATGCCAACAGTTGTGCCAACCCGATCCTCTACGGCTTCCTCTCGGATAACTTTAAGAGATCGTTCCAGAGAATCTTGTGCCTACGTTGGATTGACAATGTTCCGGAGGAGCCCATAGATTACTACGCCACGGCTCTAAAAAGCAGAGCGTACAGCGTGGGAGACTTCCAACAGGACCCACTGGAGTCGGACAGTGTGTATCGCAACGGTACTTGTACCTCAAGGACCACCACCCTCTGA